The sequence GCGCAGAGTCCGCATCCGTGAATGAGTCTGGAAAAAACATCCAGATAGGGGGCTGATTGATGAATCACCACAACCATCGGGCGGTCCGTCCGGCTTCGATTCTCCCTGATAATGGCAAATTTTTTAGCGCTTGAGATTTGTTTTCGTTTTTCAAGAATCCTGATCCAGGTGTCAATGGCCCTGACAGGTGCAGAAGACTCCAGATAGTTTGAACTGATATATGAAAATGTGTCCGAGGCCATCAACGCTTCCATGAGCCGGGGCGCGCATGTCTCCAGAATGGTTGTGGCCAGCGTTTCGCCTGCTTTGGTGCCGGATTCAATTTGTTTTCGTATTTCGGCAACTACATAATCCGAACAGTGTGTGTCCAAGGCCCTGATGGCTGCCATGCTTACAAAAATAGCCGGATCTGTGACCGCCTTTAGAAGGGGTGCTGTGGATTCAAGTTCAGGGTAATGTGACAGGGCCGTATACAAAGAAAAACGAACCGAATTTTTAAGATTTGGTTTTTCGGTAAGCGCCAAAAGATCGCCCAACGATTCCTGGGGAATGGTTCTGCCGATAAGCAATAAAAGGTTTCCCAGCAAATCGGGCGTCTGGGTGTTCAGATTGTCATGCAGGGCCTCTGCCACCGCGGCGCTTTTGTCACTAAAATATTCAAAGGCTTTGAAGCGGTCTTCAATATTGGGTGACGCCAGCAGCCGTACATTTTCTTTACAAGGGTCCTTATGGGATGTTGTTGGTTGGGACTGTGCTGACTGGGTTGGTGCCGAGTTAAGCGTTGTCGGTTGGGATCTTGCCGATTTGGCCGCTTTGGCTTTTTTTGGGGGCTGGGAGGCAGGTGTGGCTTTTCGGTTACCCTTTAAAAAGGTTAAGGCATCCAGGACATCCGAATCGCATTTGTCGGTTTGTGCAATTTGTTCCAACCGCTGCACAGCCTTGTTTGTGCCGATACGTTCCATGGCGGTGACCGCTTCCTTACGCAGTTCAAGATCATCGTAAAAAACAAATTCCGCCAGATCATCAACGAGAAACGCCATGCCAAGCCGGCCGGCGGCCCGGAAAATGTCCTTGAGCAGATCCTTGTTGGTCTCCTTGCTCAGAATATGCTTGATTAAATGGATAATGGGGCCGGGATGCTCCGGATTGGTGTGGTTGATCAGGATCAAGGAAAATTTAAAATTAATATGCGCTCTGTCCGTGGTGAGTTGATACAGGCGCGCGCGAAGGGGATGGGTGGGTCCCATGGTGTTCATAAGAAAAGATAAAATATCATAGGCAACATTGTCCGGCGCCAGGGCAAGCTGTTCAATCATAGCCTGCTGCTGGTTTTCATCAAGGTTTAAAATCGGTAACAGGGTATCTGAATCTATTTCCCCTGTTTTGATCATCCTTTTAAATTCCGAAATAAATAACGCCATATGTTCTTCTTATGAGTCATATCCTTTTGGGTTTTTCTGCTGCCAACGCCATGCGTCTTTGCACATATCCTCGATATCCAGATCCGCTTTCCAGCCAAGTTCGCGTTCGGCTTTAGACGGATCTGCCCAGCATGCGGCGATGTCGCCCGGTCTGCGGGAGCCAATTTCGTAGGGGATATTGTGTCCGCAGGCCTTTTCAAACCCTTTGATCATCTCAATTACAGAGTATCCCCGGCCGGTGCCAAGGTTATAAATACCCACACCTGGGGTTTTCATGAGCCGTTGAAGGCAGCAAATATGTCCTTTGGCAAGGTCGGTGACATGGATAAAATCCCGGACCCCGGTACCGTCCGGGGTATCGTAGTCATTGCCGAAAACATTAACCCGGGGCAGTTGGCCTATGGCCACCCGGGCCACATAAGGCATCAGGTTGTTGGGAATATCCCTGGGATCTTCGCCAATGTCTCCGGAGGGATGTGCCCCCACCGGGTTGAAATATCGCAAAAGGGTAATGTGCCATTTGGGGTCGGCTGTGTAAAGATCGGACAGGATTTCTTCAATCATCAATTTGGTTCTGCCGTAGGGGTTGGTTACGGACAGGGGAAAGTCTTCCGTGATGGGCAAATTGGCCGGATTGCCGTAAACCGTGGCAGATGATGAAAATACAATGGCGGTAACACCTGATTTTTCCATGGCTGTAATCAGGTTCAGGGTGCCGGTGATATTGTTGTGGTAATAGCGCAGGGGTTGTGAAACCGATTCTCCCACAGCTTTAAGCCCTGCAAAGTGGATCACGGCTTCAATATCTTTATGGGCTTTGAACACCGCATGGGTGCCGGCTTCATTCAGCAAATCGGTTTGGAAAAACGCAAGATCTTTTCCCGTAATGTTTCTAACCCGGTCAAGGGCCTTGGCTGACGAGTTGACAAGATTATCCAGTACGACCACATCGTGGCCCTGGTTCAGCAATTCGACGCAGGTATGGCTGCCGATATATCCGGCACCGCCGGTGACAAGAATTTTCATTTGAATTCCTTGTAGGGTTTGAAAGTTATCTCTTTTTTCCAGGACGCCTTGTTGAACATTTCATAACATATTTTACATGTTTTGCACATTTTTGTACAGGCGGTGAGGGTGGTAAAAAACCGGCTTCCCAGACGGGAATTGTCTATGTGCCATTGCTGGGCAAGTGTTTCCGGTGTATCCATGAGGTCAAGAAGATTGCCGTTAAAATTCCCTTTGGCATAGGCACTGACGCACCGTTCTAAAAACCCCACGCCCCGGGTACGGCCGCAAAGCTTTATCCCGTCGGCAAGGCCTCGATAATGGTGAATGTCTTCAGGCCGGATAAAAGGAGATTTGAGAAATACGTGGGGTTGAACGTCAAAATAGGCCTGGCACCCCAGGTTTTTATTCATTTGAAATGTACCTTCCCTGGCAAGTCCGGTATTGGAAAGGGCGATATGGGCATCATGGCTGAGTTTGAACGGGCATTGGTAAATGCAACCTTCATTGGCCAGAAGTTCAATGCGTATGTCCGGATCGTACGCTTTGATTGCCTTTGACAGGGTGGCCAGTGTTTCAGGATTTCTGTTTAGAGCGCGGTCAGGCACAATGCGAGCCGGTTTTTTAAACCGGAGAAGGGCAAGCATATCAAAAAAAGAGAAAAACTTTTCAGGGCTGTCCAGCATGGCGTTTATTCCCGGTATCGCTTCAAGGCGAGGGATAATTTCATGCCCTGTCTGGTCAAGGGCGCGCAAAAGATACATATCTGAAAACACAATGCCTTTTATGCCGACGCTATTGTCGAGGAGTGCAATATCATCGAGTATCCCGGACAACGTGGTATCGTCCGCATATACATTGGGGGGTATGAAACGGGTGTTCATTAAGATATATTTGTCCATTGCCTTCAAGGAGGACAAACTGGTGCATAGATCCTGGGTCTCAGATGCAAGGTCATGAGCAATTCGTACCCTTGCATCGGTTATAGGCCCGGAAGGTAATGGAAAATATATGGATGAAAGGTTTGATGCATGCCTGGCGAGAAACCGGGCATAGCCTTCGTCCGGAATAAAGGGGACAGACAGTTTCATAACTGGTGCGTTCATAAATAAATTGAAGTCCACAGCAACGGTGACAAAACTTTAATATCTTACAAATGAATCAAAAAGGCAAGATTAAGATATTGACACACAATAATGCATGGTTAATCTTAAATTTAATCCCGGGCGAAAGTCTGGAATCCATACACTGAATAAAAGGAGTATTTTTAATGATTGAACTTACAGATGCTGCAAAAACGCAGATCGACAATTATTTCCAGGGGAATGAACCTAGCCCCATCCGGATTTTTCTTAACTCAGGCGGCTGAGCGGGTCCGTCTCTAGCAATGGCTCTGGATGAGCCTAAAGACAGCGACGACCTTTTTGACGTTAAAGGTATTAAATTTGTAGTAGACAAAGAGTTCATGGAAAAAGCACAAACGATTAAAATTGATTTCAACGGTATGGGCTTTAGCCTTGATTCGGGCTTGGAGCTTGGCCAGGCTGGCAACTGCGGCGGATGTTCTGGATCCTGCGGATAGGCTAGATTGGCCTGTGGCCATTTAAAAGGCGCCTTTGCATGAGAAGTAAAAGCAAAAGGCGCCTTTTTAGTTTCTCTCAGATGAACAGGGTTGCATGTGTCATTGAATTTGTTCTAACCGTTGGGGTTTTGCCGGATGGGGCCTGTAACCAGGATGGGAGATGCCTCTATCTTGTCTGCGGCCATCATGCTGACCACCCGCTCAAATGCGCTTATGATCATCATCTGCTCCCAGTCTTCAATATCGGAGAAATGCTCTGTGAATGTTTCCTGGAGCAGAGGCGGCAGGTTTTTGATAATATCCTGACCCTTGTCTGTAAGAAAAAGACTGACAGCCCGCCTGTCATCTTCTCTTTTTTTTCTGGCAATGTATCCACGGCTTTCAAGGCGCTTGGTGATATCTGTCACGGTTGCCTGACTTAAGCTTGTGGCCCGGGATAACGGGGTAATGGAAATTTGACCATGGGAGGAAATTTCCTGGAGCACAATAAGCTGGGGACCAGTCAGACCAAATTTTTTGTTTAATTTTCTGGAATGAATGTCAACTGCCTGGATGATTTTACGAATTGATATCAAAAGGGTTTGACATCTTTGGTTGCTTAGTTCTGTTACAGCCATAATTAAGTATTTATATTGTGTTTGCGTTATTTTTGTTAAAATATGGTTTGATGATATTCTGTTTTAAAGTAATATTGTATACTATTGTCCGGGTAATAGGCAAGCACCAATGGTTTTTGTCCTGGTTGACCCGAAACATCAATCAAGGGAAAATCAAACGTATTTTAATGTCAATTTTTCGGGGAAATGCCATGGAACAACAGGTCAATAAAGTGCTTTTGAACAGGTGTGCTGTTGTCTGCGCCGTCATGTTCATGGCCCTTGTCGGTATTGCAGGGTGCGGTGGAGAAGAAAAAAAAAATTTGGATCTGATCCTGGGTAACTGGATTCACTACAAGAATCGCACCTATATTCTCATCGCCATTGACATGAAAGGCACGTGGACTTCTTCGGTCAGAATTGCAGACGTGACCTCTAAAATTGTTGGTTCCAAGGGAACGGCCGGCGGCACCTGGCATTTGGACGAGGGACAGTTGATTTTAACTGTTGAGAGATCAGATATCGAAGATGTCTGGGAAAAGAATGACACCCGGTTTTACAAGGTGCTTGAACTCAGCGACCATCTCATTATCCTTGAGGGCGAAAACGGCCGTAAGGAGGAATGGAAAAAAACGGTTCGTCAAAAGAAAGATGACGCCGGTGCAGTCAATCCGATTGTTACCATGGCGCCCTATGCCGTTAATTTGGACAGACATTCTTCCAATGCCCAGGACCGCTACCTGTGTCTGAGTATTCATTTGGAACTTATGGAACTGATGCCGGAACAGTCTGCACCCCAATTTCATCCCAGGGCCAGGGATGCCGCCATCATGTACCTGTCTTCTCTGACGTATGATGATGTCTCTGATTTTGATCGCATCAAGGCCCAGAAAGAAAAGCTCAAAGAGGCACTCAATCCCTATATGGAAGGGTTGATCAAGGACGTTGTCATTGACCATGTGGTTATTGCCGTCTCTGCAGCCAAGGTGGAAGAATTTATCATTGAACATACGGCGGTATCAACCGAAGAGCAAGCCGCTGAAGGAGAAGAGGGCGAAGCCGGCGAAGAAGGCGTAGAAAAAGAAAGCCCAGAGGCCTCCTGACAGAAAAGTAATCAGATATCTTCTTTTGGTTTTATGACCAGTACGGCGCCGGAATTAAGACTGATTTCGGCCTTATCCTGTGTGAATACATTGCTGATTCCCATGGTTGATCCCATGCAAAGGCTTTTATCCGTTAATGGATACTCCAACCCCTTCAGGGTCAGGCCTTTAACACGGTCTGATACCGGGATGACGGACATCAGGTCACCGGCGCGGCCCGTGAGTGTCAGGCGGGAAACAACAATATGAATATCATTATATGCATCCAGGATCGTGGCCGGGATTCCCTGGTCTGCAAGTCTGCGTAGAAGGAAAATATTTGCCAGGGTGTGGTCAAGCCGGGTGCTCGTGGCACCCATAATGAGAAGATCTGTACATCCATGGTCAATGGCATATTCTATACATAATTCCAGATCTGTCTGGTCCTTGCGCACAGGATGCTTTAAAATTTTAACCTGTTTTTCTTTAAAAAATGAAAGGATGTGTTCGGGAATGGAATCAAGATCACCGATGATAATCCGGGGAACAATGCCCATGTGGTGAAGATGAACGGCCCCGCCGTCTGCGGCAATAACCATGTCCGCTTGTTGTATCCGGGATAAAAGTCTGTCTGTTTCGGATAGGGTTCCGTTTGCTACAATGACTATTTTCATAATTCTGCTTTCATACCAGAAAAATGATATAATGCAAACAAGACTATTTATTGACATAATGTTCAGGAGTTCATATTTTCCAAGCCAATGAAGGTTTTCAAACGTATACATACCTATCTTTTTTTTGAGCTTATTCCGCCGTTTGCCATAAGCTCCTTTTTTTTAACTTCGGTATTTTTGATGACCCGGATTCCGGATATCATGAATATGGTGGTTAATTACAACTCCAGTATCATGGATATCCTTCTTCTCATATCTTATACCCTGCCGCGGTTTATGGAGTTTACCATTCCCATGTCAGCCATGATTGCAGTGCTTTTGACCATCATGCGCATGTCAGGGGAAAATGAAATTATCGCCCTGAAAGGGGCGGGAATGTCTTTGTATAAACTTTTGCCGCCGGTAATCATGTTCAGCGTCATGACCCTTTTAATCACCATGTGGGTGACGGTTTACGGGATTCCCAAGGGTAAACTGGCCCTGAAGGTGAAAACCATAGAACTTGCCAGGTCCAGTATTGACGCAGCACTGCAGGAGCGTCAGTTTAACAGTCAGCTTGACGGTATCATGATTTATGTGGCCCATGTGGATATGGGGACCCGGGATTTGACCGACGTATTCATTGAGGACCGCAGGACTGCCGACATGATCTCTATCTCAACGGCGCCCAGGGGACGCCTGGTGCGCCAGGGAGACCAGGATGTATACACCATCCGTTTGTATGACGGCATGATCAACCAAGTCAATGTTCAGGATCATTCCGTGACCAATATCAATTTTGGGCACTATGACATCAATATTGATCTGGCTGCCATGCAGAAAAATACATCCAGGAAAGTGACAAAGGACTTTGATGAAATGAGTCTGCATGAACTGATTCAGCGTATCCGGATCGGTTTTAAAACGCCTAAAATGGATAGTGAGGCTCGCTTGGTGTTGCATGAGAAATTTTCCATTCCTTTTGCATGTCTTGCTTTGGGATTGTTGGCATTTCCTTTGGGGGTTCAGTCTATGTCCTCAAGAAAATCAAATGGTTTTGGGATGGGGGTAGGTTTTTTTCTGCTTTACTATCTGTTGCTGGCCTTTGGCTGGTCCGGCGGCGAGGCCGGTCGTTATCCGCCTGTCATTGCCATGTGGATGCCCAATGTGGTCATGGGGGGGGCGGGTATTTTTCTTTTGATCCGTAATGCCAAGGAGCGGCCCGTACATCTGCCCCTTTGGATTCAAAATCTTCCGGCAACTGTTGTCGCCCGTTTCTGGAAAAGGACAAAATCATGATCAGATGCCTTCACAAATACTGGCTCAAAGAGTTTGTCAGGATTTTCATTATTATCCAGGCATTGGTTATGGTTTTGTTTGTGTTTATTGATTACCTGTCTCGTCTGGATAGAATGCTTGAATACAATGTGACCTTTGCCAGAGGGCTTTGGTATGTGCTGCTTAAGCTGCCGTATATGTTTGTTCAACTCACTCCGGCAGGACTGCTTCTTGCCGTTATTTCCGTGTTTGGTATCATGAACCGGAACGAAGAACTTACGGCTTTAAAGTCTTCGGGCATCTCCGTTTATTTTCTGGTCAAGCCGGCCATTTGGGTCGGATGTCTTCTGGCGTTGTTGATGCTGTTTTTGGGTGAAACCCTGATTCCGTTGTCCATGGCGCGTTCCAACCATATCCGTTACCATGAAATGGTTGAAAAAAAGGGGGTTGTTCACAGTCGAAAAGACATCTGGATTCGCTCGGACAACACGCTTGTGCACATTAATTTTTTTGACCCGGTCCAAAAGACGGTGGCCGGTATCACATGTACCACCATGGGGCCCGGATTCAAGATCGCCTCGCGTATTGATGCGGCAAAAGGGTATTATGACAACGGTCAATGGATTCTGGAAGATGTTGCTGAACAGGTGTATGACCCCAAAATTGATGACTATCATGTGACCATAAGGCCCAGACAGGTCATCTCCCTTGGCCTGAGCCTGAAACCCGACGACCTTGGCCGCATAGCCAAAAAAACAAATGAAATGAGTTTTACCGAGCTTCGACGGTATGTAGGAAAAGTAACGGCTGAAGGGTATGACGCCACTACGTATAAGGTGGACATGCATGGTAAGCTGGCCTTTCCCTTTATCTGTGTGATCATGGCGTTGACAGGGGCGGCCACGGGCATGAGGACTTTTGTGAAGACCAACCTGCCCGTGGGTATTGCCGTGGGCGTGGGGTTTTGTTTTTTGTACTGGTTTGTCTTCGGGTTTACGGCCTCTTTGGGCTATGCAAAGATTTTGCCGCCGGTGGTGGCCGCCTGGGTGAGTAACCTGGTTTTTTTATGCCTGGGGTGTATTTATCTGATTCAGACGGAATGATGCCGGTTTTATGATTTTTTTTTACCATATCATTACCTTGGTGGTATTTTTTTTCTGCCTGCCTTTTTTACCTCTTGTCTGGATGTTTTCAGCCAAACGGCGGGCTAATCTATTACAACGCCTGGGCCTGTTTACCCGGCTTCCTGAAAAAGAAACCAACACGCACAGAATTTGGGTTCATGCCCTGTCTGTGGGGGAAGTAAATTCAAGTCTGCCGCTGGTAAGCGCCTTAAAAAAAAAATACCCGGCTCATGAGATTTTTTTTACAGCATCCACTAAAACCGGATTTGAGCGGGCCTTGATCTGATGCCTCCGGGCCGGGCTGATTCCCCGGTCACGATGATGGGTTATTTCCCCTTTGATATCTGGTTTGCAGTGATACGGGTTGTCTCACAGCATTTCACCGGATATTGTCTGTCTAGTGGAAACGGATCTATGGCCCGGGTTTTTGTCTGTCATGCATCACCGCCGGATTCCGGTGGTGCTTGTGAATGCCCGGTTGTCGCCAAGGTCATTAAAAGGGTACCGATGCATGGGGCCGCTGAACGATTTGTTTTTCTCAAAGCTTTCCTGTGTTATGGCCCAAACCCGGCAGGATGCGTTGGGCTTTGAACAGCTTGGTGTGGCCCGAAACCGTATTGAAGTCACCGGCAATATCAAGTTTGATCAGCCCTGTCCGAAGTTGTCCCGGGAGGAAATTTCAGACCTTGTCCGGGATTTGGGGTTTTACACGGGTGACCGGATAATGATTGCCGGTTCCACCCATCCCGGTGAAGAATCCATGGTGGTCCGGGCGTTTATCCAGGCGAGACAAATAGACCCTGCACTCAAGCTTGTCATTGCCCCCCGGGATCCGGGCAGGTGTAAAGCGTTGCTCAGGGAGTTGCCTTTAGCCGGATTGAGGGTCGCATGTTATCTGGATACACTTGAAAGCAAGCAAGGCGCAGATATTTTGTTTCTCAACACCATTGGTATTCTGGCCAAGGCCTATGCGCTTTGTACAGTTTCCTTTGTGGGCGGGTCCTTGGTCGCCCAAGGCGGGCATAACCTTCTGGAACCGGCCATGTTTGGCAAACCAGTGTTCTTTGGGCCCCATATGACGGATTTTCATGACATGGCCCGGTTGTTTGTCCAGGGCAAAGGCGGCATTCAGGTTAAAGATGAAGAATCCCTGGCCGTTGAACTGGAAAAAATGCTGGGCGATCCGGATTACCGCACCCGCGTAGGGCATAATGCCCGGCAAATTTTTAAAGACAACGCAGGGGCGATAAATGCCTGTTTAAGTCGGATGGAGGCGTTTCTTGATTAAATCCTGGCTGGACCGGATAGAAAAGCGGGTATTGCAGACCATGGAAACTTCGGGGCCCTTTGCGCCGTGTTCCTTTGATCAGATGCTGGCCGGCTGTGCAAGCCTTTATAAAGCCGGGGTGAAACTGCGTTATGCCATGTATGGTAGTGGTTTTTTGCAATCAAGGCGCCTTGATTGCCCTGTGATTTCCATCGGCAACCTGGCCGTGGGCGGGTCCGGTAAAACACCCATGGCGGTTTGGCTGGCAAAAATGTTGGTGGAAAAAGGGGTGCGTCCTGTGGTGATCAGCCGGGGCTACAGAGGGACACTTGAAGACGAGGTTGCTGTGGTATCGGACGGCCGGGACGTGTTTCTGGATGCAAAAACTTGTGGTGATGAGCCCTATATGATGGCCATGGAAAAAGCCTTTCCCGTGGTGGTGGGAAAAGACCGATATAAGGCCGGTCTTATGGCTGTGGAGACGTTTGCACCGGATGTGATTATTCTTGATGACGGATTCCAACATCTGAAATTGAGCCGGGACCTTAATTTGGTGCTCCTGGACTACAGACAACCTTTGGGGAACGGACGCATGCTCCCGGCAGGCCGGTTGCGTGAAACCCTTTGTATGGCAAAGGACAGAATTGATGCCGTTGTGTTTACCCGGTGTCCACCGGATGTATTTCAAACAGAACCACTTCTGGAATCTGGAGGTCGATCCTTTGCAAAAGATATCATTAAAAAATTGCCGCCTGTGCCTGTTTTTTTCTCTGGGTATGAGCCCTTTGTGGCACAACTGTTTTCAGCCGGGGAAGACGATTACAAAGATGATTTGCAATCCCAGTGGTTGAAAGGAAAACGGGCTGTCTTGTTCTCAGGTTTGGCCCGGAACGGCTCCTTTGCACAATCCGTGCAGCACCTGGGTGTAAATATTGCCGATCATTTTGAATTTTGCGACCATTACCGATATAATGAACCTGATTTTAAATGGATTATAGACCGGGCCAAAGCGTTGAATGTTGATCTTATTCTGACAACCCAGAAAGACTGGGTAAAGGTGAACCTGGTGTACTTCAGGGATATGACGGTTGCTGTTATTGGTATCCGGTTGCGCTTTTCCAATCCCCAGGGTCTTGAAAAATTTATTTTGAACAATACGAACGGGTAGGGTAGAGCAGGGCATTAGGGTTGCCCATGATAATTTATTGATTGCTATTATAATCAATTTCACCGTAAGGCAGCAGTTCTCCTTTTTCGGCAAAGAGGGTCGAGGGTCGATTTCTCACAAAATGACCGCCAGAAAATGTCTGACTGACAGTTATTCAGGTGTTTTAAAAATCGGGGGCCCAGTTGTCCCATGACATTTCGGGATAACGTTTCTCTATCTTTGAATTGTTTTAAATCTGAGTCTATCCAGGCAAGTTTGCCTTCACCCGGATGATACATGATATTCCCAAGTCCCAAATCTTTAGGGCAAAGCATTGCGTTGAGAATCACTGCCAGGTCACGGCCGAAGCATTGGATGATGCTAAGGCAATCCGGACGGTGCATAAATTTGTGGTTTAAATCGTCGTAACCAACCAGAAAATCCATTTCATGCATTGATTCAATCCCTTTTCGCGTTTTTGGGAATAAAGAGAACGCTGAAAAATATGTTTTCGGGGTGACCAGCCCCAATTCAGATAAAATAGCGGCACTTTTTGATTCTCTTTCAGCCTGGGATCTTAAGGCATATTTTCTGAAAACATCTTTAGGGATTGATTGCCCGTAACAAACCTTTAAAATATAATTGTCCACTTTATATAGGTTGGCATACAATTGCCTTTTAAATAAGGACGCATCTTCAACTTTTCCGGTATTTGTTATGCGGGAACGCCCTTTACAAACAAACAAATGGGATACGCCCTCAATATTTATATTTTTAAAAAAATAATCATCCATTAGTTTTCCAACCGGAGTCTGTCTCATGAGGCAGGCCCGGACTATTTTTATCGATTTTCCATATAATAGTCAGCAAAGAAAAGATTATAAACTGGACCATATCAATAAAATGCGTGGTCATGACCTGCAACACACCATTTGCCAGAAACATAGTTAAAAGTGCAAGACAACACCTTGAAAGGCTTTGTATGAATAAATCTTTCCCATATAAAATCAGCTGGCAACATATGAATAAGGAAACGGTAAACAATCCGGCATACATCAGCATCCCCACAAGACCGGTCCTGGTCGCCATGCTCAAAAACATATTATGCGGCCGGTCAAACGGAATCTTTCTGTATTTTTTTGGTATCCGGGAACTATAAGTTTCTTTATCAATGAATTCAGGATTCCGGAAGGTATCAATTGAAAATCCAGTTCCTGAAATAGGATAATCTTTTATTACCTCTATTGAATAAAGAATTAAACCTCTTCTGGCATTATCTTCAAAAAGTTTAGCCTGAATCCTGTTTTGCATAGGGCTTAGTGCTATAATTAAAATTATGGCAACCATCAAAAGACTTAACACTTTTTTGTGGCCCCACAGTTGTAAAGGAAATGCGATGCACAGCGCCAAAATGGCCCCCCTTGATTGGGTTGCGATAGTAGATATGATTAAAACCGTAATAGCCACTGCAAGAAAAGTACGTTGGAATTTATTTTGACAAATTTTAAATAACCACACGGCCATAAAGAACCCTAGCATAAATCCAAAAGGTATCACATCTGGGGCAATTGACTTAGATCCATTAAGAAAAAGGCGAGAAACGATGTCATGCCCCAATATGCCATAATATAAAATTAAAGCACCTACGGCAAAAATAAATTCCGAGAGAACAACACAAGCGGCAAGCAATAATAACCGTTTTTTTGTACCGAACAAATTTATTACGACCAGATAAAAGATCAGATAACGAATCAGATGGGAGTAAAGGTCGCGGGCACTATCCGGCTTATCCAACGCAAAAATAACACTTATTGTGGCCCAGAAAAGGAATAAGGCGAATGGGTAGAGCAGGGGCGTGTTATAATAAAAACCGTCAAATTTATTTCGTGCCATGGCTATCATGGGCAAAATAGCGGCATAAAAAAACAGTTGGTCTAAAAATGTTGTGTGGGGGAATGGATTTAAAAAAACAACAAGCAGCATTAAAAAAACAAACAGCTATATTTTCCAACCTGCTATTTGCAATGGCCTCCGTTTTTTGATCAGCTATCGAAGACTGCACCGAAGAAGATAATTTTTCCATAAATTTTAAGGCTTATGTCGCGTTTTGGGGTTCTATTTGATTATCACCTCAATGAGTGAGTGAAGGCCATTTTACAA comes from uncultured Desulfobacter sp. and encodes:
- a CDS encoding HEAT repeat domain-containing protein, with amino-acid sequence MALFISEFKRMIKTGEIDSDTLLPILNLDENQQQAMIEQLALAPDNVAYDILSFLMNTMGPTHPLRARLYQLTTDRAHINFKFSLILINHTNPEHPGPIIHLIKHILSKETNKDLLKDIFRAAGRLGMAFLVDDLAEFVFYDDLELRKEAVTAMERIGTNKAVQRLEQIAQTDKCDSDVLDALTFLKGNRKATPASQPPKKAKAAKSARSQPTTLNSAPTQSAQSQPTTSHKDPCKENVRLLASPNIEDRFKAFEYFSDKSAAVAEALHDNLNTQTPDLLGNLLLLIGRTIPQESLGDLLALTEKPNLKNSVRFSLYTALSHYPELESTAPLLKAVTDPAIFVSMAAIRALDTHCSDYVVAEIRKQIESGTKAGETLATTILETCAPRLMEALMASDTFSYISSNYLESSAPVRAIDTWIRILEKRKQISSAKKFAIIRENRSRTDRPMVVVIHQSAPYLDVFSRLIHGCGLCARTFSRPQKALEFIVNEKPAGIITDLLVGQMRVNDLAPEIRALYPADEVPLMVSSLQRHLDKSNLSSIFQTCGINGFWEFPPKPSQIKSLAEGNSQVQILQ
- the galE gene encoding UDP-glucose 4-epimerase GalE → MKILVTGGAGYIGSHTCVELLNQGHDVVVLDNLVNSSAKALDRVRNITGKDLAFFQTDLLNEAGTHAVFKAHKDIEAVIHFAGLKAVGESVSQPLRYYHNNITGTLNLITAMEKSGVTAIVFSSSATVYGNPANLPITEDFPLSVTNPYGRTKLMIEEILSDLYTADPKWHITLLRYFNPVGAHPSGDIGEDPRDIPNNLMPYVARVAIGQLPRVNVFGNDYDTPDGTGVRDFIHVTDLAKGHICCLQRLMKTPGVGIYNLGTGRGYSVIEMIKGFEKACGHNIPYEIGSRRPGDIAACWADPSKAERELGWKADLDIEDMCKDAWRWQQKNPKGYDS
- a CDS encoding IscA/HesB family protein, encoding MIELTDAAKTQIDNYFQGNEPSPIRIFLNSGGUAGPSLAMALDEPKDSDDLFDVKGIKFVVDKEFMEKAQTIKIDFNGMGFSLDSGLELGQAGNCGGCSGSCG
- a CDS encoding MarR family transcriptional regulator translates to MAVTELSNQRCQTLLISIRKIIQAVDIHSRKLNKKFGLTGPQLIVLQEISSHGQISITPLSRATSLSQATVTDITKRLESRGYIARKKREDDRRAVSLFLTDKGQDIIKNLPPLLQETFTEHFSDIEDWEQMMIISAFERVVSMMAADKIEASPILVTGPIRQNPNG
- a CDS encoding flagellar basal body-associated FliL family protein gives rise to the protein MEQQVNKVLLNRCAVVCAVMFMALVGIAGCGGEEKKNLDLILGNWIHYKNRTYILIAIDMKGTWTSSVRIADVTSKIVGSKGTAGGTWHLDEGQLILTVERSDIEDVWEKNDTRFYKVLELSDHLIILEGENGRKEEWKKTVRQKKDDAGAVNPIVTMAPYAVNLDRHSSNAQDRYLCLSIHLELMELMPEQSAPQFHPRARDAAIMYLSSLTYDDVSDFDRIKAQKEKLKEALNPYMEGLIKDVVIDHVVIAVSAAKVEEFIIEHTAVSTEEQAAEGEEGEAGEEGVEKESPEAS
- a CDS encoding thiamine diphosphokinase yields the protein MKIVIVANGTLSETDRLLSRIQQADMVIAADGGAVHLHHMGIVPRIIIGDLDSIPEHILSFFKEKQVKILKHPVRKDQTDLELCIEYAIDHGCTDLLIMGATSTRLDHTLANIFLLRRLADQGIPATILDAYNDIHIVVSRLTLTGRAGDLMSVIPVSDRVKGLTLKGLEYPLTDKSLCMGSTMGISNVFTQDKAEISLNSGAVLVIKPKEDI
- the lptF gene encoding LPS export ABC transporter permease LptF, producing the protein MKVFKRIHTYLFFELIPPFAISSFFLTSVFLMTRIPDIMNMVVNYNSSIMDILLLISYTLPRFMEFTIPMSAMIAVLLTIMRMSGENEIIALKGAGMSLYKLLPPVIMFSVMTLLITMWVTVYGIPKGKLALKVKTIELARSSIDAALQERQFNSQLDGIMIYVAHVDMGTRDLTDVFIEDRRTADMISISTAPRGRLVRQGDQDVYTIRLYDGMINQVNVQDHSVTNINFGHYDINIDLAAMQKNTSRKVTKDFDEMSLHELIQRIRIGFKTPKMDSEARLVLHEKFSIPFACLALGLLAFPLGVQSMSSRKSNGFGMGVGFFLLYYLLLAFGWSGGEAGRYPPVIAMWMPNVVMGGAGIFLLIRNAKERPVHLPLWIQNLPATVVARFWKRTKS